The following proteins are encoded in a genomic region of Variovorax paradoxus:
- a CDS encoding Fe(3+) ABC transporter substrate-binding protein, which translates to MTDRLGVQGRAARALLGVSAAWLAAAALPAYAANDELTLYTTREAALIQPLITAFSTQSNIKVNTVFVKDGLLERVKAEGVRSPADVLMTVDIGNLMDLVDGGATQPVKSAALESAIPANLRGADGQWFALSLRARVLYADKNQPLTSFRYEDLANPKWKGKVCIRAGQHPYNTALVASMIAHDGEAKTEQWLRGVKANLARKATGGDRDVARDILGGICDIGLANSYYVGQMKSASAGTDARKWGDAIKVVRPTFANAKSGGTHVNISGAAVAKNAPQRANAVKLLEFLVSEPAQALYAQTNYEYPVRKGVALDPIIGETIGELKVDPLPLTEIAKYRKQASALVDKVGFDQ; encoded by the coding sequence ATGACCGACCGCCTCGGCGTTCAAGGCCGCGCCGCCCGCGCATTGCTCGGCGTCTCCGCCGCCTGGCTGGCCGCTGCCGCCCTGCCTGCTTACGCCGCCAACGACGAACTCACGCTCTATACGACGCGTGAAGCCGCGTTGATTCAACCGTTGATCACGGCCTTCAGCACGCAGAGCAACATCAAGGTCAACACGGTGTTCGTGAAGGACGGCCTGCTGGAGCGCGTCAAGGCCGAAGGCGTGCGCTCGCCGGCCGACGTGCTGATGACGGTGGACATCGGCAACCTGATGGACCTGGTGGACGGCGGCGCGACGCAGCCGGTGAAATCGGCCGCACTCGAATCGGCCATCCCCGCCAACCTGCGCGGCGCCGACGGGCAGTGGTTCGCGCTCTCGCTGCGTGCGCGCGTGCTCTACGCCGACAAGAATCAGCCGCTCACCAGCTTCCGCTATGAGGACCTGGCCAACCCGAAGTGGAAGGGCAAGGTTTGCATCCGCGCGGGCCAGCACCCCTACAACACGGCACTCGTCGCCTCGATGATCGCGCATGACGGCGAGGCCAAGACCGAACAATGGCTGCGCGGCGTCAAGGCCAATCTGGCCCGCAAGGCCACGGGCGGCGACCGCGACGTGGCGCGCGACATCCTCGGCGGCATCTGCGACATCGGCTTGGCCAACTCGTACTACGTCGGCCAGATGAAGAGCGCTTCGGCCGGTACCGACGCGCGCAAGTGGGGCGATGCCATCAAGGTGGTTCGCCCGACTTTCGCCAACGCGAAGAGCGGCGGCACGCACGTCAACATCAGCGGCGCGGCGGTGGCAAAGAACGCGCCGCAGCGCGCCAATGCGGTCAAGCTGCTCGAGTTCCTGGTGTCGGAGCCGGCGCAGGCGCTGTATGCCCAGACCAACTACGAATACCCCGTGCGCAAGGGCGTGGCGCTCGATCCGATCATCGGCGAGACCATCGGCGAGCTGAAGGTCGACCCGCTGCCGCTCACCGAGATTGCCAAGTACCGCAAGCAAGCCAGTGCGCTTGTCGACAAGGTCGGCTTCGACCAGTGA
- a CDS encoding nitroreductase: protein MPSTPLDPSLAPAFKTLLAERYSCRAYLAEPVARQTIDAILELAQRTASWCNSQPWQVIVASAAATGRLRQAFDTEEAVADAAFDIAPPAEYRGVYRERRRECGFQLYESVGIARGDREASERQARENFKFFGAPHVALITTEALLGTYGALDCGAYVSNFMLAARSLGVASIAQAAVASRSRFLHRWFEIPDDRQIVCGISFGYEDPSHPANRFRTSRAVPDQVCRWVD, encoded by the coding sequence ATGCCTTCCACGCCCCTCGACCCTTCGCTCGCACCGGCTTTCAAGACTCTTCTTGCCGAGCGGTACAGCTGCCGGGCCTACCTGGCAGAGCCCGTCGCACGCCAGACCATCGACGCCATCCTGGAGCTGGCACAGCGCACCGCCTCGTGGTGCAACTCGCAGCCGTGGCAGGTGATCGTCGCCAGTGCCGCCGCCACCGGGCGGCTGCGCCAGGCCTTCGACACGGAGGAAGCCGTAGCCGACGCTGCGTTCGACATTGCGCCACCCGCGGAATACCGCGGCGTGTACCGCGAGCGCCGCCGGGAATGCGGCTTTCAGCTCTACGAGAGTGTCGGCATTGCACGCGGCGACCGCGAGGCATCGGAACGGCAGGCGCGGGAAAACTTCAAGTTCTTCGGGGCGCCGCATGTGGCCCTCATCACCACCGAGGCGCTGCTCGGCACCTACGGCGCACTGGATTGCGGCGCCTATGTCAGCAACTTCATGCTGGCGGCGCGCAGCCTGGGCGTGGCCAGCATCGCGCAGGCCGCCGTTGCGTCGCGCTCGAGGTTCCTGCACCGCTGGTTCGAGATTCCGGACGACCGCCAGATCGTCTGCGGCATTTCTTTCGGCTACGAGGATCCATCGCACCCGGCCAATCGGTTCCGCACGTCGCGCGCCGTGCCGGATCAGGTTTGCCGATGGGTGGATTAG
- a CDS encoding PaaI family thioesterase — protein sequence MTAPSAIDAWIAEERQVVERLEAGPGPGLARPEQIAGKTGLEMMLAMLNAEIPYAAIAKTLDFTLLSVSPGVAVFQGTPLPRHLNPLGTIHGGWVATLLDSALGCSVHTMMPAGRAYTTAELSVNYVKGLTPKVQRVRAEGKVIHCGRQLATAEARLFGPDGTLYAHATTTCLVFEVPSAR from the coding sequence ATGACCGCCCCCTCTGCCATCGACGCCTGGATCGCCGAAGAACGCCAGGTGGTCGAGCGTCTTGAAGCCGGCCCCGGCCCGGGACTCGCCCGCCCCGAACAGATCGCAGGCAAGACCGGGCTCGAAATGATGCTGGCGATGCTGAACGCTGAAATTCCCTATGCGGCGATCGCCAAGACGCTCGACTTCACGCTTCTGTCGGTGAGCCCCGGCGTGGCCGTGTTCCAGGGCACACCGCTGCCGCGGCACCTGAACCCGCTCGGCACGATCCATGGCGGCTGGGTTGCCACGCTGCTCGATTCGGCACTGGGTTGCTCGGTCCACACGATGATGCCGGCCGGCCGCGCCTACACGACCGCCGAACTCAGCGTGAACTACGTGAAGGGGCTCACGCCCAAGGTGCAGCGGGTCCGCGCAGAGGGCAAGGTGATCCATTGCGGCCGGCAGCTCGCCACGGCCGAGGCGCGGCTCTTCGGGCCCGACGGCACGCTGTACGCGCACGCCACGACGACCTGCCTGGTGTTCGAGGTTCCTTCGGCGCGTTGA
- a CDS encoding MarR family winged helix-turn-helix transcriptional regulator, with the protein MNTALKPAQLKPQGCTNFRLRRLSRLASRFYDAHVAPSGLKTTQYSLLSHVLHFGPLRPVDLAREMNVDASTLTRNLKPLLAAGFLVQTEGPDARSRMLAITDAGRDKRAEAQRLWHGAQLALNDILGTERVLALHALLDESLELLQRAGLGDGQPEDQTGALDE; encoded by the coding sequence ATGAACACCGCTCTGAAGCCTGCTCAGCTGAAGCCCCAAGGATGTACCAATTTCCGCCTGCGCCGGCTCTCTAGGCTGGCGTCGCGTTTCTATGACGCGCACGTTGCGCCCAGCGGGCTCAAGACCACGCAGTATTCACTGCTCTCGCACGTGCTGCATTTCGGCCCGCTGCGCCCGGTCGACCTCGCGCGCGAGATGAACGTCGACGCCTCCACGCTCACGCGCAATCTCAAGCCGCTGCTGGCGGCGGGCTTCCTGGTGCAGACCGAGGGGCCCGATGCGCGCAGCCGCATGCTGGCGATCACCGACGCGGGCCGCGACAAGCGGGCCGAGGCGCAGCGCCTGTGGCACGGCGCGCAGCTGGCGCTCAACGACATTCTCGGCACGGAGCGCGTGCTGGCGCTGCATGCCCTTCTCGACGAAAGCCTGGAATTGCTGCAGCGCGCAGGGCTGGGCGATGGACAACCGGAAGACCAAACAGGAGCCCTCGATGAATGA
- a CDS encoding MFS transporter, translating to MNEETSVRRHALWLVLLAAAGAFALTMGVRQTMGLFLSALNTSTALGIGSISLAFAFGQLWWGLTQPFAGAAADRIGAGRVVVIGVLLVAVGTLITPLMTSTAGLIFAIGVLAAGGAGMAGPSVLMAATTRLVPANKRGLATGMVNAGGSFGQFAMAPIAVGLTAAVGWAGAMQWLGVLVLLALPAAWVLKGNSNAMAAASAAASGTKPLSARQAIGQALATPSYRYLSLGFLVCGFHVAFLATHLPGVVAACGLPAEVGGWALAMIGLFNIVGSLAMGWAVGRWRMKSLLSLVYATRAIAVLVFLLAPKTTAVMLVFAAVLGVTFLSTVPPTAGLVAKMFGPANMAMLFGIVMLAHQVGGFLGAFLGGYVFQATGSYDIVWYIDIALAAGAALVHLPIREARLVRSTKLAAA from the coding sequence ATGAATGAAGAAACCTCTGTCCGGCGCCATGCGCTCTGGCTCGTGCTGCTCGCAGCCGCCGGCGCTTTCGCGCTCACGATGGGCGTGCGCCAGACGATGGGCCTGTTCCTCTCGGCGCTCAACACCTCGACTGCGCTCGGCATCGGCAGCATCAGCCTCGCGTTCGCGTTCGGGCAGCTCTGGTGGGGGCTCACGCAGCCCTTCGCGGGTGCCGCGGCCGACCGCATCGGCGCCGGGCGCGTGGTGGTCATCGGGGTGCTGCTGGTGGCCGTCGGCACGCTGATCACGCCGCTCATGACAAGCACGGCGGGCCTGATCTTCGCCATTGGCGTGCTCGCCGCCGGCGGCGCCGGCATGGCGGGCCCTTCGGTGTTGATGGCCGCGACCACCCGCCTGGTGCCGGCGAACAAGCGTGGCCTGGCCACCGGCATGGTGAATGCCGGCGGCTCGTTCGGGCAGTTCGCGATGGCGCCGATCGCGGTCGGCCTGACGGCGGCCGTGGGCTGGGCCGGCGCCATGCAGTGGCTCGGCGTGCTGGTGCTGCTGGCGCTGCCGGCCGCGTGGGTGCTCAAGGGCAATTCGAACGCGATGGCCGCGGCCTCGGCGGCCGCATCGGGCACGAAGCCGCTGAGCGCACGCCAAGCCATCGGCCAGGCGCTCGCGACGCCCAGCTACCGCTACCTGAGCCTGGGCTTCCTGGTCTGCGGCTTCCACGTGGCCTTCCTTGCCACGCACTTGCCCGGCGTCGTCGCGGCCTGCGGGTTGCCGGCGGAAGTCGGTGGCTGGGCGCTCGCGATGATCGGGCTCTTCAACATCGTCGGCAGCCTTGCCATGGGCTGGGCCGTGGGGCGCTGGCGCATGAAGTCGCTGCTGTCGCTGGTCTATGCCACGCGCGCCATCGCCGTGCTGGTGTTCCTGCTGGCGCCGAAGACGACCGCGGTCATGCTGGTGTTCGCCGCCGTGCTGGGCGTGACCTTCCTGTCGACCGTGCCGCCGACCGCCGGCCTCGTCGCCAAGATGTTCGGGCCGGCCAACATGGCGATGCTGTTCGGCATCGTGATGCTGGCGCACCAGGTCGGCGGCTTCCTCGGCGCGTTCCTGGGCGGCTACGTCTTCCAGGCCACGGGCAGCTACGACATCGTCTGGTACATCGACATCGCGCTCGCCGCCGGCGCCGCGCTGGTGCACCTGCCCATCCGCGAAGCGCGGCTCGTGCGTTCGACGAAGCTGGCGGCGGCATGA
- a CDS encoding MATE family efflux transporter, with protein MSQELDPRTRLLLEAPIVPTLLRLAAPNVLVMLAQASVGLIETYFVGKLGTEALAGMALVFPIVMLMQMTSSGAMGGGIASSIARALGARRRDDADALVWHAVVIAIGFGLLFSLALLAGGRWLYGIMGGTGASLEAALTYSNWVFAGAVLVWLFNSLSAIIRGTGNMAVPANVTVAGVVFLIPTSPLLIFGWGPLPGMGIAGGAMALLLYYLLGSVALIVYLRSPRSLLRPTLAALKLRWPLFRNILGIGLVGAVSTVATNLSIGIATALTGHFGSGALAGYGTASRLEYLLVPLVFGLGAPLVAMVGTCMGAGQRERALRATWAGAALAFALTETIGLAAALFPRPWLLLFGNDPAMLETGAHYLRVVGPLYGFFGVGLVLYFASQGAGRLLWPVLGNIARLAVAGIGGGLALRWGGGLTGVFAAQGVALVVYGIVIASAIAGGAWFGRVGWPRSPTNLLRRVAAQA; from the coding sequence ATGAGCCAGGAACTCGATCCGCGCACGCGGCTGCTGCTCGAAGCGCCGATCGTGCCTACGCTGCTGCGCCTGGCGGCGCCCAACGTGCTCGTGATGCTGGCGCAGGCTTCCGTCGGGCTCATCGAAACCTACTTCGTCGGCAAGCTGGGTACCGAGGCGCTCGCAGGCATGGCCCTGGTGTTCCCCATCGTCATGCTGATGCAGATGACGTCGAGCGGCGCGATGGGCGGCGGCATTGCCTCGTCCATTGCGCGGGCCCTGGGTGCACGCCGCCGCGATGATGCCGACGCACTGGTGTGGCACGCGGTGGTCATCGCCATCGGCTTCGGCTTGCTCTTCTCGCTCGCGCTGCTGGCGGGCGGGCGCTGGCTGTACGGCATCATGGGCGGCACCGGCGCCTCGCTCGAGGCGGCGCTGACGTATTCGAACTGGGTGTTTGCGGGCGCGGTGCTGGTGTGGCTCTTCAACTCGCTGTCGGCCATCATCCGCGGCACCGGCAACATGGCGGTACCGGCGAACGTGACGGTGGCAGGCGTGGTGTTCCTCATTCCCACTTCGCCATTGCTGATCTTCGGCTGGGGGCCGCTGCCGGGCATGGGCATTGCGGGCGGCGCGATGGCGCTGCTGCTGTATTACCTGCTGGGCTCGGTGGCGCTCATCGTCTACCTGCGCTCGCCACGCAGCCTGCTGCGCCCGACGCTCGCCGCGCTGAAGCTGCGCTGGCCGCTGTTCCGCAACATCCTGGGCATCGGGCTCGTGGGTGCGGTGTCGACCGTAGCAACCAATCTGTCGATCGGCATCGCCACGGCACTGACCGGTCATTTCGGTTCAGGCGCACTGGCAGGCTATGGCACCGCGTCGCGGCTCGAATACCTGCTGGTGCCGCTGGTGTTCGGCCTTGGCGCGCCGCTGGTTGCGATGGTCGGCACCTGCATGGGGGCCGGGCAGCGCGAACGCGCGCTGCGCGCCACATGGGCGGGTGCCGCGCTGGCGTTTGCACTGACCGAAACCATCGGGCTCGCCGCGGCCCTGTTTCCGCGGCCTTGGCTGCTGCTGTTCGGCAATGACCCCGCCATGCTCGAAACGGGCGCCCATTACTTGCGCGTGGTGGGGCCGCTTTATGGTTTCTTCGGTGTTGGCCTGGTGCTGTACTTTGCCTCGCAAGGGGCGGGGCGCTTGCTGTGGCCCGTGCTCGGCAACATCGCGCGGCTCGCCGTCGCCGGCATCGGCGGTGGGCTGGCGTTGCGCTGGGGCGGCGGGCTGACCGGCGTATTTGCCGCGCAAGGCGTGGCGCTCGTGGTGTACGGCATCGTCATCGCGTCGGCGATCGCAGGCGGCGCATGGTTCGGCCGTGTGGGCTGGCCACGCTCGCCCACCAATCTGCTGCGGCGCGTGGCGGCGCAAGCCTGA
- a CDS encoding aldolase, which yields MSADSDYASPAVRKLREDLALALRAAAHHGLSEGVCNHFSVMLPGAQDRYLINPRGLHWSEIGPDDIVLIDVHGDVLAGRHRVEPTALFIHGAVHRLTGRAVVLHCHMPYATALTLTADRALDPTLSQNAMRYMNRIAIDAVYNGLALDNAEGERIARAMEGKDVAFLANHGVIVVGATIAHAYDDLYYLERASLHQVIAQSTGRPLVPVDAKLAALAAAQIQGEREQSDLFFEALRRMLPPPHG from the coding sequence ATGTCCGCAGATTCAGACTACGCCAGCCCCGCCGTGCGCAAGTTGCGCGAAGACCTCGCGCTTGCACTGCGCGCCGCCGCGCACCACGGCCTGTCCGAAGGGGTCTGCAACCACTTCAGCGTGATGCTGCCCGGTGCGCAGGACCGCTACCTGATCAATCCGCGCGGCCTGCACTGGAGCGAGATCGGGCCCGACGACATCGTGCTGATCGACGTGCACGGCGACGTGCTTGCCGGCCGCCACCGGGTGGAGCCGACCGCGCTGTTCATTCATGGCGCGGTGCACCGCCTGACCGGCCGCGCCGTCGTGCTGCATTGCCACATGCCGTATGCCACCGCGCTCACGCTCACGGCCGATCGCGCGCTCGACCCCACGCTGAGCCAGAACGCGATGCGCTACATGAACCGCATCGCGATCGACGCGGTGTACAACGGGCTCGCGCTCGACAATGCCGAGGGCGAGCGCATCGCGCGCGCCATGGAAGGAAAGGACGTGGCCTTCCTCGCGAACCACGGCGTGATCGTGGTGGGCGCCACCATTGCGCATGCCTACGACGATCTCTACTACCTGGAACGCGCAAGCCTGCACCAGGTCATTGCGCAGTCGACCGGACGCCCGCTGGTTCCCGTCGATGCCAAGCTGGCGGCGCTCGCCGCGGCGCAGATCCAGGGCGAACGCGAACAGTCGGACCTGTTTTTCGAGGCGCTCCGGCGGATGCTGCCTCCGCCGCACGGCTGA
- a CDS encoding 2-dehydro-3-deoxy-6-phosphogalactonate aldolase, producing MTTPQEKFEAAMRELPLVAILRGLTPPEAADVGDAIVESGFRLLEVPLNSPKPYASITLMRTRFPQALVGAGTVLDVQQVRYVHSAGGELIVSPNFNAEVIAEAVRLGMVCLPGVMTPTEAFGALAAGATGLKLFPAELASPAVVKALLAVLPAGTPLMPVGGITPANMAEWRAAGASGFGIGSALYKPGKQAWEVRADAQKFVAAYAGATRA from the coding sequence ATGACGACTCCCCAAGAAAAATTCGAAGCCGCAATGCGCGAGCTGCCGCTGGTCGCCATCCTGCGCGGGCTCACGCCCCCCGAGGCCGCCGACGTAGGCGATGCCATCGTCGAGTCCGGCTTCCGGCTGCTCGAAGTGCCGCTCAATTCGCCCAAGCCCTATGCCAGCATCACGCTGATGCGCACGCGGTTTCCGCAAGCGCTGGTGGGTGCCGGCACGGTGCTCGACGTGCAGCAGGTGCGCTACGTGCATTCGGCCGGCGGCGAGCTGATCGTGTCGCCCAACTTCAATGCCGAGGTCATCGCCGAAGCCGTGCGGCTCGGCATGGTCTGCCTGCCCGGCGTGATGACGCCGACCGAAGCCTTCGGCGCACTCGCCGCCGGCGCGACCGGGCTCAAGCTCTTTCCGGCCGAACTGGCATCGCCCGCGGTGGTGAAGGCGCTGCTCGCCGTGTTGCCCGCCGGCACGCCGCTGATGCCCGTGGGCGGTATCACGCCGGCCAACATGGCCGAGTGGCGCGCGGCTGGCGCGTCCGGCTTCGGCATCGGCTCCGCGCTGTACAAGCCCGGCAAGCAAGCGTGGGAGGTGCGCGCCGATGCCCAGAAATTCGTTGCAGCCTATGCAGGCGCAACCCGCGCCTGA
- a CDS encoding 2-dehydro-3-deoxygalactonokinase yields MTRLVAIDWGTSSLRGALLDAGGKMLEERSDARGILKVPAGGFPAVFEALFGDWMRLEGARCLISGMAGSKQGWIEAPYCACPAGRVEVGRKIIDIDVLPGSRIAIVPGLSDEHDGVPDVMRGEEVQIFGAMALMNVDEGVFVLPGTHNKWATVKKGRVTGFRTFMTGEFYALLSQHSILARTLDADAPLDEAAFVQGVTRADNGQGLLHNAFGARTLALFERMPVQELASYLSGLLIGEELRTQSLHAFGEVVLIGSPALTQRYTLALSATGTATRTLGAEATWAGLHALSGFLDTDRTLP; encoded by the coding sequence ATGACAAGACTTGTAGCAATCGACTGGGGCACGAGCTCCCTGCGCGGCGCGTTGCTCGACGCCGGCGGGAAGATGCTCGAAGAGCGCAGCGACGCGCGCGGCATTCTCAAAGTGCCGGCGGGCGGCTTCCCCGCCGTCTTCGAAGCCTTGTTCGGCGACTGGATGCGGCTCGAAGGCGCGCGCTGTCTGATCTCCGGCATGGCCGGCAGCAAGCAGGGCTGGATCGAGGCGCCGTATTGCGCCTGCCCGGCGGGCCGCGTCGAAGTGGGCCGCAAGATCATCGACATCGACGTGCTGCCGGGCTCGCGCATTGCCATCGTGCCGGGCCTCAGCGACGAGCATGACGGCGTTCCCGATGTCATGCGCGGCGAAGAGGTGCAGATCTTCGGCGCCATGGCTTTGATGAATGTCGACGAAGGCGTCTTCGTGCTGCCGGGCACGCACAACAAGTGGGCCACGGTCAAGAAGGGCCGCGTCACGGGCTTTCGCACCTTCATGACCGGCGAGTTCTATGCGCTGCTGAGCCAGCACTCGATTCTGGCGCGCACGCTCGACGCCGATGCACCGCTCGACGAGGCAGCCTTCGTGCAGGGCGTTACCCGTGCCGACAACGGCCAGGGCCTGCTGCACAACGCCTTCGGCGCGCGCACGCTGGCGCTGTTCGAACGCATGCCCGTGCAGGAGCTCGCCAGCTATCTCTCGGGCCTCTTGATCGGCGAAGAACTGCGCACGCAGTCGCTGCATGCGTTCGGCGAAGTGGTGCTGATCGGCTCCCCCGCGCTGACGCAGCGCTACACGCTCGCGCTCAGCGCCACCGGCACCGCCACGCGCACGCTCGGCGCCGAAGCCACCTGGGCCGGACTGCATGCGCTGTCCGGTTTTCTCGACACAGACAGAACGCTCCCATGA
- a CDS encoding IlvD/Edd family dehydratase: protein MSTSPKKKPGELRSQQWFGRNDRDGFIYRSWMKGKGVPHDQFDGRPVIGICNTFSELTPCNSHFRTLAEQVKIGVYEAGGFPVEFPVMSLGETLLRPTAMLYRNLASMDVEESIRGNPLDGVVLLMGCDKTTPALMMGAASVDLPTIGVSGGPMLSGKWRGQELGSGTGVWQMSEQVRAGTLKLQDFFEAESCMHRSHGHCMTMGTASTMACMVESLGIGLPGNAACPAVDGRRNVLARMAGRRIVDMVHEDLVMSKILTREAIENAIKVNAAIGGSTNLVIHLLAIAGRIGVDLSLDDFDRLASELPCLVDLQPSGRFLMEDFCYAGGLPVVIKEIAEHLHKDAITANGQTLWDNVKDAENYNPQVIRPLAEPFKDKAGICVLRGNLAPNGAIIKPSAATPELLVHKGRAVVFENADDLHKRIDDEDLDIDEHCVMVLKNCGPRGYPGMAESGNMPLPPKVLRKGITDMVRISDARMSGTAYGTVVLHTAPEAAAGGPLALVQDGDIVELDVPNRKLHLHVSDEELARRLEKWVAPKAPLDSGYWKLYVDTVLQADQGADLAFLRGRRGAFVPRDNH, encoded by the coding sequence ATGAGCACTTCCCCCAAGAAAAAGCCCGGCGAATTGCGCAGCCAGCAATGGTTCGGCCGCAATGACCGCGACGGTTTCATCTACCGCAGCTGGATGAAAGGCAAGGGCGTGCCGCACGACCAGTTCGACGGTCGTCCGGTCATCGGCATCTGCAACACCTTCAGCGAACTCACGCCCTGCAATTCGCACTTCCGCACGCTCGCCGAGCAGGTGAAGATCGGCGTGTACGAAGCGGGCGGCTTTCCCGTCGAGTTTCCGGTGATGTCGCTCGGCGAAACGCTGCTGCGTCCCACCGCCATGCTGTACCGCAACCTCGCGAGCATGGACGTGGAAGAGAGCATTCGCGGCAACCCGCTCGACGGCGTAGTGCTGCTCATGGGCTGCGACAAGACCACGCCCGCGCTCATGATGGGTGCGGCCAGTGTCGACCTGCCGACCATCGGGGTCTCGGGCGGCCCGATGCTCTCGGGCAAATGGCGCGGGCAGGAACTGGGCTCGGGCACCGGCGTGTGGCAGATGAGCGAGCAGGTGCGCGCCGGCACGCTCAAGCTGCAGGACTTCTTCGAGGCCGAGAGCTGCATGCACCGCAGCCACGGCCACTGCATGACGATGGGCACCGCGAGCACCATGGCCTGTATGGTCGAATCGCTCGGTATCGGCCTGCCCGGCAATGCGGCCTGTCCCGCCGTCGACGGCCGCCGCAACGTGCTCGCGCGCATGGCCGGTCGGCGCATCGTCGACATGGTGCATGAAGACCTCGTCATGTCGAAGATCCTCACGCGCGAGGCCATCGAGAACGCCATCAAGGTCAATGCGGCCATCGGCGGCTCGACCAACCTCGTGATTCACCTGCTGGCCATTGCGGGACGCATCGGTGTCGACCTGTCGCTCGACGACTTCGACCGGCTCGCTTCCGAACTGCCCTGCCTGGTCGACCTGCAGCCTTCGGGCCGCTTCCTGATGGAAGACTTCTGCTACGCGGGCGGCCTGCCGGTGGTCATCAAGGAAATTGCCGAGCACCTGCACAAGGACGCGATCACCGCCAACGGCCAGACGCTGTGGGACAACGTGAAGGACGCCGAGAACTACAACCCGCAGGTGATCCGCCCGCTCGCCGAGCCCTTCAAGGACAAGGCCGGCATCTGCGTGCTGCGCGGCAATCTCGCGCCCAACGGCGCCATCATCAAGCCGAGCGCCGCCACGCCCGAGCTGCTGGTGCACAAGGGCCGCGCAGTGGTGTTCGAGAACGCCGACGATCTGCACAAGCGCATCGACGACGAGGACCTCGACATCGACGAGCACTGCGTCATGGTGCTGAAGAACTGCGGCCCGCGCGGCTACCCGGGCATGGCCGAGTCGGGCAACATGCCGCTGCCGCCGAAGGTGCTGCGCAAGGGCATCACGGACATGGTCCGCATCAGCGATGCGCGCATGAGCGGCACTGCCTACGGCACGGTGGTGCTGCACACGGCGCCCGAAGCCGCCGCAGGCGGTCCGCTCGCGCTGGTGCAGGACGGCGATATCGTCGAACTCGACGTGCCCAACCGCAAGCTGCATCTGCACGTGAGCGACGAGGAGCTCGCGCGCCGCCTCGAGAAATGGGTCGCACCCAAGGCGCCGCTCGACTCGGGCTACTGGAAGCTCTATGTCGACACGGTGCTGCAGGCCGACCAGGGGGCCGACCTCGCGTTCCTGCGCGGGCGCCGCGGGGCCTTCGTGCCGCGCGACAATCACTAG
- a CDS encoding FadR/GntR family transcriptional regulator: protein MIKNIHGRTLELLGEAVVAGRYAIGASIPAEPILGEELGVSRTVVREAIKSLAAKGLIVTGPKVGTRVLPQDKWNWFDPDVITWQSRAGLTPEFLRDLQDLRRVVEPAAVRLAAERASPQDIEEIERAFAGMKEAVENGGDYVTFDLRFHNGLLSAARNRMLAQMSKALSALLRTSFEISTTKADGPALSLPLHRAVLDAVIAHDPAKAERAVIRLIDGARQDIEDVLGSRRRLPRLSRPPPRLKAT from the coding sequence ATGATCAAAAACATCCACGGTCGCACGCTCGAGTTGCTCGGCGAAGCGGTCGTGGCCGGTCGGTATGCCATAGGTGCGTCGATACCGGCCGAGCCCATCCTGGGTGAGGAGCTGGGCGTGAGCCGCACCGTGGTGCGGGAAGCCATCAAGTCGCTCGCGGCCAAGGGCCTGATCGTGACGGGACCGAAGGTCGGCACGCGCGTGCTGCCGCAGGACAAGTGGAACTGGTTCGACCCCGACGTCATCACCTGGCAGTCGCGCGCCGGCCTCACGCCCGAGTTCCTGCGCGACCTGCAGGATCTGCGTCGCGTGGTGGAGCCGGCGGCTGTGCGGCTCGCGGCGGAACGGGCCAGCCCGCAAGACATCGAGGAAATAGAGCGCGCCTTCGCCGGCATGAAAGAGGCCGTGGAGAACGGTGGCGACTACGTCACCTTCGACCTGCGCTTCCACAACGGCCTGTTGAGCGCCGCGCGCAACCGCATGCTGGCGCAGATGAGCAAGGCACTCAGCGCGCTGCTGCGCACCAGCTTCGAGATATCGACCACCAAGGCCGATGGCCCCGCGCTCTCGCTGCCGCTGCACCGCGCGGTGCTCGATGCGGTGATTGCGCACGATCCGGCCAAGGCCGAGCGCGCGGTGATCCGCCTGATCGACGGCGCGCGGCAAGACATCGAGGACGTGCTCGGTTCGCGCCGGCGCCTGCCCAGGCTCAGCCGGCCGCCTCCGAGGCTCAAGGCCACGTAG